The following DNA comes from Brassica oleracea var. oleracea cultivar TO1000 chromosome C5, BOL, whole genome shotgun sequence.
CGATGGAGAGAGAAGTTATTTTTTTGTGACCCTAGGAATGTAAGAGCATCCGCATCAGACGGCAGGCCGGAGCTAGGGTTTCAGATTAAGAGAGGCGGCTTCTGTGTTACGATGGAGAGAGAGAAATGTGGTTTTTTCTATAATGCTTCTATTCACTTTTCCCTCTTTAATCTGTCCAAAGTTAACTTCAAATGATATGTGAATTAAAAAGAGCCACAATTTATCTTTTACATTAATTAATTATTAATTTTAAATTGTTTTGGTTGCAGGTTTCATCATTTGTTTAAAAAGGTACAATTGTATTATTATGGAAAATATATGTTGTAAGTAGGTCAAAACGCTAGACGATGAATTATAGAATTTTTTTTACGCTATAAAGTGCAATTTTCCTTATGAGATGATCTAAATTCTAAGAACGTATAGGATTGTTGTCTGGTGAAGGTCGTTTGATCTAATCAGAGCCGTACAAATGTAACAAACGTGGCTTTATAGTAATGAAGCCACGTAATGCTGACGTGGTAGTGGTCGACGTATCTTCTTATCATTTCCTCGAACAGAAGAGACAAGAACCGATTGGGAGAGATTCTTACCGTCCCACTTTCTCCTCTTCTTTTGTCTGATAAACCCCAAATCAAGGCAGAATATCCAGAAAGAAAAAAAGAGCTCATAAACCCTAAAGTCTGAATAATAATTATAGAAACGAAACGATTATAGAATCTAGAAGAACGATCTGAAGCTTGAAGTTAGCTCATTTCTAGGTGGGTTCGTTGAGAAAACACCTTCTTCTTCTCGGTTTCACTTCACTAAGATTCTGTGTTCAAATTCCAAGTAAAGCGTTGATGTTGATGAAAGAAGGATCAGAAATAACATTGAGGGTCTCGAAAGTCAGTTTCTATTCCACTGTTCGTACAAAAGTAAGGATTTTTGCGTAATTGTTTGTAGGTGTTTAGACAAAACTGGGTGAGGAAATCTTGTAAGTATGTCGAGCAAAACACCACGGGATGTCCTAGAAGGTCTGGTCAAAGATACTTCGCTCAAATGGTTGCTTGGGAAGCAAACTTCTATGGATGATGAAATCGAGGAGATTGAGAATTCTCCTTCCGCTGGATCGAACTGGATACCTGAGCTTTCTCCAGTTGCAAACGTGGTTAACCGCAGGTGTTCAAAGTAAGATGATTTTGGTTTTGATGTTAATGTTAGAAAAAAAGCCAAAGCCCCTTTTGGTTTGGTTTCTGTATAGTGATGTGGAGACATTTGTTTTGTTGCAGAATACTTGGCGTCTCTGTAAACGAGCTGCAAGATAGTTTCAGACAGGAGGCGTCTGGATCTGTGAAGCAGCCTTCAATGTTTCCGCGCAACTTTCTAGAGTACTGCTGTTTCAGGGCACTTGCTCTCTCTGTGGGAGTCACAGGTCATCTAAGTGATAAGACGTTTCGGCGTTTAACTTTCGACATGATGGTTGCTTGGGAGGTCCCTTCCGCTGCTAGCCAGTCATTGCTCAGTGTAAGCCACTTTTGATCTCTTCCTTTTTGCGATCTCGGTTAGACAAGACCTGATCTGATCGTCATGGAAGCAGGTTGATGGGGATTCAACCGTCGGATTAGAAGCCTTTTCCCGGATTGCTCCAGCTGTTCCGATAATAGCTGATGTCATCATATGCGAAAACTTGTTTGGGGTGCTGCAGGCTTCTTCTTCTTCATCAAATGGTCTTCGGCTTCATTTCTCTGTTTATGACAAGTACTTGTATGGACTTGAAAGGTAAGTGAAAGCTTCCATCTTTAGGAAACACTTTTCATGGGAAAAAAAGTTAGTTTTTTTGAATCTGGGAGCAATGTGTAGAGCAATAAAGAAGATGAAGAGCCAGTCCGAGTCATCTCTCCTTTCTTATGTTCGATCAAAAGGAGAAAAGATTCTTGAGATCGACGGGACAGTTACTACACAACCAGTTCTTGAACATATTGGAATGTCTACATGGCCAGGTATGTTTTGTACGTGCGCAGCTCAAAGAGTGGTAATAATGATTATTGAATTTGGGTACTGTTAAATGCAGGTCGCTTGATTCTGACTGACCATGCTCTCTATTTTGAGGCTATAAAGGTTGTCTCTTTCGACACACCAAAGCGTTACAGCTTATCTGAAGATCTGAAACAAGTCATTAAACCCGAATTAACCGGTCCTTGGGGGACTCGGCTTTTCGACAAGGCAGTCTCTTACAAATCTATTTCCCTGTAAGGAATGACTCTGATCACGTCAATTAAGAAAAGCTCTGTTTTGTATCAGTTACATGTTTTCAATGGCTCTTGTTTTTATAGACCAGAACCGGTAGTAATGGAGTTCCCGGAGCTCAAGGGCCACACACGAAGAGATTACTGGCTAGCGATAATCCGGGAGGTGTTGTATGTTCACATGTACATGAACAAGTTCAAGATCGGCACCGGTGTGGCAAAAGATGAAGCCATCTCAAAAGCAGTGCTTGGCATTTTGCGCGTGCAAGCCATTCAAGAACTCGGTTTAACAAACCCAGTGCGTTACGAGAACCTTCTCCCCTTCAATCTCTGTGATCAGCTTCCTGGTGGAGATCATATTCTTCAGACGCTTGCAGAGATGTCGAGCTCGAGAGTGCTTGACCGGACAAACAAAGCCAAAGAAGGTAACCTTATTAATTACACACTCTTCCTGGTCTTACAGAATAGCATGTTGATAATTCTTGTTTTTAACAGGGACACTGTACTCTATCTCAGCCTCAGATATGGTTTCCCAGTTGGGTTTGGTGTTTGGAACAAGCCCAAGGAGTAGTCTTGTGGTAGGCGAAGTTGTGGTTGGAGATGTGAACCCATTGGAGAAAGCAGTTAGGCAATCAAGAAAGAACTATGAGAAAGTGGTTTTAGCGCAAGAGACAGTTAATGGAGTCAAAGTTGATGGAATCGACACCAATTTAGCTGTGATGAAGGTATAAACAAAGAGATTCTAACATTTTGCATATCCTCAACAGACTCTTGAGACTGTTTTTCTTTCTGGCAGGAGTTGCTACTTCCAGTAATGGAAATCGGGAACTGGCTTTTGTCGTTAGCGTATTGGGACGATCCAGTGAAGTCTTTTGTCTTGTGTCTCTTCTCAACGTTCATAATTTACAGGTAACATACTTTTAGTTTTGGTTTTTTTTGTTAGTCTAGTTACAATTCTCTGAAATGTAGTATATTGTTTAGGGGATGGGTTGGCTATGTTTTTGCGTTTGCGTCTCTCTTCATAGCGGGTTTCATACTTCTCACAAGATGTTTCAGCAAAAGAGAGAAAGTAATGATCGAGCTGAAAGTTATGGCCCCGGCTCCTATGAACACCATGGAACAGCTTTTAGCAGTTCAAAACGCTATTTCCCAGCTAGAACAGTTAGTCCAGGATGCAAACATTGTTCTCCTCAAGCTCCGAGCTTTACTACTCTCTCTTTTCCCACAGGCAAGTGAGAAGTTTGCGGTTGCAATAGTAGCCGCTTCGACTATGATGTTACTGTTGTCTTGGAACAGATTAATCATGGTGGTATTTCTTGAGCTGTTCACAAGATATTCACCTCCGCGGAGAGCAAGCACAGAGAGACTGATGCGGCGGCTTAGAGAGTGGTGGTTCAGCATTCCTGCCGCTCCTGTGATTCTCGAACAACAGAACAAAGATGATAACAAGAAAACCAAGTAGACGAACCAACTGTGTAACGTTTAATAGTGATGTAATTATTATAGAGAAAGTACTAAACAATGGTAAAATCATCTTGCAAAATTAACCATTTTATTCGTAGTAATAATCACACAACAAAAGTGAAGCCTCTCTTTTTGTCTCATCACTCTAAATCCTCTCGAGTTATGCTTACAAAGCAGCAGCATTTTGCGGCTGCTAAAGCTCGACAGGAGAAGCTGTCCGAAGAGGTTCCTGCAGCTCTGGATTTATTGGAAACAAATGGCACTGTGCGTATTGCGCCATCAATTGATCCACAAGAACTAAAGCCACCATCGCTTCCACCATCGGCACAGCTGCAAGAATAAAACCAGAATCAATAATACTGAGTGGTCAACGTAAAATCCATTCGATGGTTTCAGGTTTATATAGTAACCTCGTGGAACAACGCAGGGATCGTGACGTCCACGAGCAATCATCTCTGTTTCTTGCTTATCCCTGGTTACAGTGTTCTGCTTTCTCTGCACAATGGAAGGAGAAGGCCAGTGTATTAATTAATGATCATCAAACAAACAAACATGTTATTATAACGGTTTTCATCACAAACTTACTCCAATTGTAGATGTTGGTTTGAAGGCTACTCTCATGTTTATTATCTCACCGTTTGATATCCCTCCCTACGCAAATCCGACCAATACCAGCAAAATCTCTCAAGAGACAAGTAGTTCACTGACATATAAAACACACAAGACGCAACAACGAACCTGAATTCCACCGGATCGGTTTGTTTTTGTTCTTATTCTTCCGTTTTCATCGGTATAGAACTCATCATTGTGTTCAAGGCCAGTCAGAAAGGTACCTACGGGTTCATTGCGTATGATTCATTACTGCTCGAGAAGGGGTTTTTCGCTAACTGATCAAGAGCAAAGTTTAACTTTATATACCTGAGAAGCCACTACCAAACTCAAAGCCCTTTGTTGCAGGTAACGACATACAAGCTTTTGCCAGTTCTGCTTCAAGTTTGTCGAACACCGGCGTACCAAGCCCCTGCGCATAATAGTTTTAATGATCATTCGCCACGTTCATGACATCAAACGCACCGGTTAAACTATTTGAATGGAACAGTGTGTTCCTACACGTGGAGCATTCCGAACGATGCAGGTCACAACGCCACCGACCGAGTTCCCTTTAGTCCTGACAGCATCAATCGCAGCTATCATCTTTTCTGCATACTCTGGATTGGGGCACCTGACAATGTTGTTTTCTATCTGCAGGACAAACAAAATGAGGTTAAGAAAGTTACTAGAAGAACCTTAGGAAAATGATAGTGTTAAGTGTATGAAAGTCGCACCTGTTCGAGTGTCAGATTCTCGTGGTCTACCAAATCCTCTGGAAGTACAACTTGGTGGACTTGGGAGACATAGGCAAGAATCTGGAGAAACAAAAGAAAGACAGAGACAATCGTAACCTTTAGTCATGAACCAAACTTGAATTGGGTTAATGAGTCGAGACTCAAATCTGAAGGCAATGATGTTTGCAAACCCGGAAAGTAAACACACCTCAGTTCCTGCAAATTGCTTCAAGATTTTCTTGGCTAAAGCTCCAGGAGCAACTCTTCCTATGGTCTCTCTTGCTGATGATCTCCCACCACCCTTTAAAAGGACAGTTAAAAGTCAGTTGAGCCGAGTGATGCCTTCAAATTACATTAAAAACTTTACCAAAAAGGTAACATAAGAAAATTGAAATCAAAAGTACCTGTACAGATCTGACACCATACTTCATGTCATAAGTAGCATCAGCATGAGATGGCCTATAGGCAACTGACATCTCACTGTAATCCTGAAAATTCAATGAATCTCTCAGAGATTATAATCTACAGAAAAGAAAATCTCCAAGCTTTCTATTTTTAGGTGCTTTAGGCACTAACATAATAAAATTAAAAAAAAACGTTGTCATTCCTAATGCCAATATATGCATGGAAAGAGATGTGAGAAGCTTACAAGTCCTCTTTGATCAGTGTTTGGCACAAAGACATGGATAGGTGTTCCTGTCGTCATCCCTGCATTTTTACGGATGCCAGGAGTAAGAACAAGGGTAAGAAACCAAATCAAAGTCAATCAGTGAAAAGCACACCT
Coding sequences within:
- the LOC106295042 gene encoding chorismate synthase, chloroplastic-like, which translates into the protein MASSLTSKSILGSTKPGSSSPLSPDIRRLSSPAVQISIRTQPKKNLQIQATGSSYGTHFRVSTFGESHGGGVGCIIDGCPPRIPLSESDLQFDLDRRRPGQSRITTPRKETDTCRISSGVSEGMTTGTPIHVFVPNTDQRGLDYSEMSVAYRPSHADATYDMKYGVRSVQGGGRSSARETIGRVAPGALAKKILKQFAGTEILAYVSQVHQVVLPEDLVDHENLTLEQIENNIVRCPNPEYAEKMIAAIDAVRTKGNSVGGVVTCIVRNAPRGLGTPVFDKLEAELAKACMSLPATKGFEFGSGFSGTFLTGLEHNDEFYTDENGRIRTKTNRSGGIQGGISNGEIINMRVAFKPTSTIGRKQNTVTRDKQETEMIARGRHDPCVVPRAVPMVEAMVALVLVDQLMAQYAQCHLFPINPELQEPLRTASPVEL
- the LOC106295041 gene encoding uncharacterized protein LOC106295041; translated protein: MSSKTPRDVLEGLVKDTSLKWLLGKQTSMDDEIEEIENSPSAGSNWIPELSPVANVVNRRCSKILGVSVNELQDSFRQEASGSVKQPSMFPRNFLEYCCFRALALSVGVTGHLSDKTFRRLTFDMMVAWEVPSAASQSLLSVDGDSTVGLEAFSRIAPAVPIIADVIICENLFGVLQASSSSSNGLRLHFSVYDKYLYGLERAIKKMKSQSESSLLSYVRSKGEKILEIDGTVTTQPVLEHIGMSTWPGRLILTDHALYFEAIKVVSFDTPKRYSLSEDLKQVIKPELTGPWGTRLFDKAVSYKSISLPEPVVMEFPELKGHTRRDYWLAIIREVLYVHMYMNKFKIGTGVAKDEAISKAVLGILRVQAIQELGLTNPVRYENLLPFNLCDQLPGGDHILQTLAEMSSSRVLDRTNKAKEGTLYSISASDMVSQLGLVFGTSPRSSLVVGEVVVGDVNPLEKAVRQSRKNYEKVVLAQETVNGVKVDGIDTNLAVMKELLLPVMEIGNWLLSLAYWDDPVKSFVLCLFSTFIIYRGWVGYVFAFASLFIAGFILLTRCFSKREKVMIELKVMAPAPMNTMEQLLAVQNAISQLEQLVQDANIVLLKLRALLLSLFPQASEKFAVAIVAASTMMLLLSWNRLIMVVFLELFTRYSPPRRASTERLMRRLREWWFSIPAAPVILEQQNKDDNKKTK